Within the Megalopta genalis isolate 19385.01 chromosome 11, iyMegGena1_principal, whole genome shotgun sequence genome, the region ATGCGATGAACTGAAAATGAAAGCAACGAAAGTAGCAGTTAGGTTTTTTAACTACACGAACAAATACTTCATATAAAACTACATATATCATTTTTAGTTTGAAAATGAGATACATTTTTAGTAGATCGAATGTAACGTAAAGATAAGAAAgacgagagaaaaagagggtgAACAGTTCATTAATCGAAAGAGTTGACACGGTTATTCGTATGAAACTCGATATaagtattttattcaaatttagaCATTTGTACATGTGCGAGGCTATCGTTTTCAGGCCTGTTACTGGAGCATATATTGTCGAAGCAAACGATATTATTTGAGTTTCATTGTGTCTAAATTCTCGTCTCGTGTATTTTTATCGATCAATCTGTTGATGTTCGTCGATATTTGGATCCTAATCCTTGATTCGTAAAAATATCAAATTCTTCACGGTTTAAGAGAGCTCCACGTACGTCGTCCAAAACGATCATCTTCGGATAtctacgaaataaacgaaaacTGTCGCGACATCGTGatatactatatgtatacatatgtatatggtgtatatatatatataggtataCATATAAATGTGCAAAAGGGTACTGAATAAGGAAGGATTGCTTACTCGTTATCGCATCTTTTCCAAGCTTTTGCCAGAGACATTCTAACTAAGTCGTCCACAAGGCATTCTATGGCCTGGAAAGAAAACAAATATAACATGGATAGAATACACTGTTGTCGAGAATAAACgaggaagaaacgaagaaatcttTTTAATATGCCTTACTCTCATTATCGCCCGACTGGCTGCACAATCTACCACACTGGGCAGAATTTCTTCATGATTCAATTTCACGCCTATTTCTCTTGCTGTTTCGCAGATGAAGTCGTGAAACGGTATCGATTTCGTTTCCATTTCCAATACAGCGATATTGGGGTCTAATAGATTCTCGTTGTTGAAATACGTGCCCCTATTTATATATAAGTTGTTTTTCCCTACTTTCGTTGAAGTTTCGTCGATGATATCTACTTCGATGTCATGTTCGtaaaattgttgcgaattaGAATCGAACCATTGATCGTACGAACGACCCGGATAAATTTGAAGCCATTTACAGAAAGCCTCGGGTTCCGAACAAGTAAAGATAGTCCTCGAAAGAGTGGAGTCGACTAGATTCTTCGGTCCTTTGACCTGGTCGCTCGAAAAATTTATACGAAAAGGTGTGTACCCGTGCAGTCTTGTCCAGATAATGATCTCTTTGACGGTCCACAATTCCTCCTGCGAGAATGCCTTGCGCTTTAATAAGCATCGTATGGTTTTTGCTCGACTCCATTCGCAGGCAGTTCTTTTCCCGACAGTGTATTCAAAGAATTCTTTTTCAGTAGCGCACGCATAAGGATGAAGCTGCTTGTAATCCGAATCAGAAGCGTCCCGAGTCACCATGGGCATTCGTCTGACAATAAATCTCAGCAGACCGTCAATAGTTCCAATGTTTGCGCAGTGAATCGCGCGGAACGCTCCGTCGTAGAACTCTTTCCTGCTCTGCAGCTTGTGCTTGTCTTTGCCCAAAGTGATCCTTTGCCGCGCAGATTGTAGTTGCAATTCCTTCGTGCATTCTCGATTTTCTGATCCCGATGCGGATTCCTCTGTAAGTCCTGATTTTCTGCGAGCAGCATCGGAAAGATAATCGTCCTGTAGATTTCCTCTTTCAGCTATTTTTAATGCCGGCACATTAGAATTCATGTTCAATAGTATACTCTTGGGGAATTGGAGTTTCAGCCCTGGCTGAGTTTCACTTTGAGAACTTAATTTGCTCGACGGTTTCTTCAGCAAGCTGATGCCACGCGACGATACGGTTAAATTCACTTTCGGTTTTGTCGTCGAATCTTTGCTCGGCTTACGAGTTTGATCGTCGTTACGCGAAATCCCGATGTCCACGGTGATGGTTTTGTTGTTCTCAAGTACCAACACATGTTTGTTCGACGACTCGAACAACGGGGGTATCGAGATTTCCAAAGGACAGAGGTTTGATTGTAGTTTCGAGCAAGATGATGGAAGGGCTTTCGTCCCATTTTGGTTGTGTCCGTTTTTTGTCGACAACGAAGGCTCGGTCGAGTTCGTTTCTTCCTTTATTTTCACTTGCTCGAAATTTTCGTCGACGATTGTGCTTGTCGTCGATGAATCCCTGAATTTCAGAGCAATTTCTTTTTTAAGCGATAAGCGATGATCGATAGTTAAGTTCTCTTCCAGACGATTCGAACCACAGTAGTCATGGTCAAGATCAACATAAAATCGCGATCGTTCGGTATTTAGAAAAGCCTCGTCGATCTCTTGCAAACTTTCCCCTTCCTCGAGTTTTACAATCGCACTCGACTTCCCGTTCGTCGAGCCTAACTGAAACTTCGGATTGACATTGGTGTTATCATTGAATTTGAAACGTGTGTCGTTGCCTGTTTCAACTTCAATTTCGGCATCGGCTTTGGCTTCGGGTTTATCGGTGTCATCGATCGAACAGGATCGGGCAACAAATTTCAAGTTTCGAGGATCCGCGTAGATCCATATATCGACCAGAGTTTCGGATCCTAAGGTTTGCAGACCGGTGTACGTGCGGTCCAACTTTAAGTGATGAATTATGTCCATTGGCTTGTCCAGCGTACTCTTGAAGTGCAACTGCACTCTTAATGGAAATTCGCCCCAACCGCGTCTCGATAGGCAAAACGGTGGTATCGTCACTTCCACAACGTCGTTAGGCCTGTAGCTAGGATGTAAAAAGAATCTGACTTTACCGACGAAATCGTCGATGTCAGGATTATCTTTGTTACCTCGGACGTACATTGTCCATTTATGACTAGCCGCGTCTTCTCTCCATTCCGGAGGGATCCACTTTGAAATGTTTCCAATGATTATACGTTTTCTGACTTTATGCCTGATACCTCTCGACGGACACGGGGACTCTGGGACTCCTGATTTAGGCGGAATGTATCGTGGTATTTTCTTTGGTCGTGATTGTTCACCGGTATCATTGTTCCTCTTTCTTAAAAAAGAACCATTCACGGAAGTCCCCTTCTCGGGTTGATGCGAATTCAGGTTTGTAGTTGGACAGACAATTACGGTCGAAGGACACGTATCATCGGGACAAGATGCGATTAAATCGTCTGCGTTGCTTTGCGCTGTCGCGGTCGACTTTGTTGAAACTAACAAATTGCCGCATTCCTTCGGCGATTTACCGATCAATTGTTTTATCGCCGGATGTATTTGGGTTTGTCTTGCTTCTCCATTTTGCGAACTTTGACATTGCTTGCGATTATAAAAATCAGCAACTATAACGTATCGTAGAAAATGTAAAGCTTTCGAGGCCCTATGCAATCTTTCTTGTATCTCTAAAACTTCTTTCTCTTTCGTATTTATCTCCAGGGAAAATTCTTTTTCGATAATGGCTGTTATCTTCTTCGCGGTATTGCTTCTTGCTGAAAATATGGATAAAAGTTTAGTCTTTTGATGTTGCTTACTCCCACTTCCGCTTACCCTCCTTCCTTACTTGGAATTTTAAGTTTCTTTTAAGAAGATAAGCGAATACAACAAACTAATACAAAATATTCTACACGATGAAGAAATAATAAGAAACATATCATCGATTCTgtattaagaataatattgtaaGTTACCGTTCTCTTCGTAAATTCGTTGATGTTTCTCGTTATTTGCAACGGAAGGCCCGTAATCGGGATCATGATCTTTTAAGGCACTCATTTGCCATACTCAATTTCGAACAATTTGTTTTCACAACACCTGCAATCATTTAAATGATAAACATGTGCCCCGAATTTTGTTTCAATGGACTGGACAGAGAGGTTGCGTTCCAAATTCCGACGCATACACATGTACGTACAATGTACACGACGTTTGCGTAAACAAACGTTATAGGTTACATTTCTTGCAGAAAGATATTTCAATTGGAAAGATGCACGTATCTCACTGAAATCACGAGAAAATTATTTCTACACAGATTTTCACTAATAACTGTCGTCTCAGAAATTACTACACGTATGTAGTACATTTACGAGTCACGTACATAGGTATTATCAGGTATTGTGTTATGTGGTTAAGGGCATTACACATAATATACATATGCATGtgcatacatatattttatacaatacaTTGGGTTCTTGATTTGAAATGTGTACATATTTACAGTTTATACAAGTATCTTTCGACAGCTCGTATCCAGTGGCCAAGTAATTCTTTTAACTATGCTCTCGAGTGTCTAGCGTCTAGCTGAccctttttatttatattatatattcataaCATAAATTATCGCATACGACACGCGAATAAAGCCGCGCGAGGTAGTAAATCGTATTGTATGTCAGTATGTTTTCACATTTGTTTCAATCGGTTCAGTTTCGGTCGATTAAAGTACACACTTATGCATGTACATTATTTTGTATACATACCTATACATACCTATACTATGTATGCATACACGTATAATAGGCACATACATATGAACACTGCTGTACAGATGCTGCATGCGTCTCGTACGCATGCATGCAGCAGAAGATACATATAAGGTATGTACGGATGTATACGCGTATGTATGTAGAACCGATTTTAGTTACATTTTACAGTGTTCGTCTAGGAATTTTTGGAATGTACGTTAGGGAAATTATTGTACATCCGATTGGTAGCATTAGCAGGCTGGCAATGTGTGCAATTGTGGTCATGGCTGTTTGACAAAACATTcgaagaaataataattaatgtagCAGTCGATTATCGGATGTATCATGTCGTATTCGTTGACAGTGTAACAACATTGTTCCGACACAGATCCACGGGTGGTTTGGTCGTAGAAGAACGAACGGAAAGTTTCTTCGGTCTACGTACGTACTCGAGAGAGACTTTGTAGGTATCGTTGGCAgtgcataataataaataagcgaATAGAGATTACGTTCAGGAAGGAAGTACGGGGTGTAAGGTGCGGTGAGTGCAAGCTCGCGAAACATTCGTCCGTGATCTTGTCGAAAGAGCGTCGTTTCTAACGACTATCGACGATCGATTACGCAAGATGACCATTCTTACGAAGAAGAAGACAAACGCCTCGAAGGATAGACGAGAAGGAGGCAGCACTTCCGAAGTCGATGTTCATGGGGTGCAAAACGAGCATGGCTCTGGATCTATCGCGTTACCGAACAGCCCATATCAGGTGAATGAAAAATCTACACTTCGCAGCTGTTTCAGTCTATTCGAGCGCGATGCTCGTATAGAACTTGCAATAGCAAACGTCAAATGACCTTTTGCGATTCGTGACAGGTACGTGCGTCAAACGGTTTTGCGGTCGATCTTCACGGAGTTCAGAGCGATCATGGATCTGGTTCTATAGTGCTTACGGGTAGTTCATACGAGGTAAAACATATCTCGGTTCATGCTTGTTTTGCGCTCAATCCACCTGTCTTcgattataatgaaaatgtatcCCATTCATGTTATTCGTTTCACGAATAGGATTCGCAAGTTTCTTTCATTCGTAGGAGACGATTAATCTCCatttttgaaaataacaattgtaTTGTAGACAAGCGTCGATCGAAGAGAAGACAAACATTTCGAAGAAAGCAGCGGGCCGAGCCATGGGAAACGTCATAGGCGAAGGGCGAGTCCGCACAGGTACAAGATCTACTTGTTCTGTTCTCTTtactaaaaaatattcaagataGCTGTATTTTGCCACCTATGTTTTTGTTtctgttattttatatttgtacCTTTTAGCGGTTGCATCGGAAGAAACTCGCGTTCTAAGCGTGAAAGAGAAAGGGATaggggtagagagagagagagagaaagggaaaggGAACGAGAGAGACAGGCTACACCTCCTACGGCATCTTGCAGCGGTCTACAAGGTAGCGGTTATCGTGTGTCTTTTAAAATttgctattataataatatgcaaggatgcgatataagttagatGGTATAGATGTAAAATGTTACAACGATCGAACATAGTAATAGAAAATTTTTCTTACTTAGCCACAGATGCCAGCGTGATAACTAACAATCGAATGGCTATCGGTGGAGCTGCTGCAAATTTAGAACATGAAGTAGCCAATGGTTACAATAGCGGAGATGAATACACTGGCAGAACTGGAAACAATCTTACTTTGGCCGAATGGCAGGAGGTTGGGATACAATTAGAGTTTGAGCTATCGAAGTAATTTCAAGTAATTACAGAAACGGTGTTAACAGTGTTGCTTTATTGCATTTAGCGGGACAGGTGGTTCGAGAAACGAATGCGTAAGATGGGCTTTATTGTTAAGAAAATGGGCGAAGACGGAGCGTGTCTATTCCGAGCTGTTGCGGATCAAGTATACGGCGACCAGGAAATGCATGGGGTAGTACGGAAACATTGTATGGATTATATCGTGAGTATTTGATAGGTATACGATTCGTGTCATCGAAGATATATTATGGAACCCTCGATTGTTTTAGGCTTCCAATCAAGAGTTTTTCTCGCATTTTGTAGCGGAAGATTTTAGCACGTATGTAGATAGAAAACGACAAGAATACGTTCATGGGAACCACATAGAAATGCAGGCAATGTCTGAGATGTATAATCGCAGCATACAGTTGTATTGCTACAGCACCGGTATGTTTTAACGTGTTTCAAtttctgttttatattatttgatatCTGCTGTTACCGCGTGTATATGCGCGCGcgtctattttattttgtagaTTATACATATAATGTCGCATATTGtaatatagaaattaaaattctCTACAGAACCTATCAATATCTTCCATACAATGGTTGAAAGCGATAACGAACCCATACGATTGTCTTATCAACGCGGTAGTCATTATAATAGCATAGTAGACCCGTATAAGGCTACCGTTGGTGTTGGACTTGGCCTACCATCGTATAATCCCGGTGCCGCGGATCGACAGCTTATATCGGATGCAGTTCGTCAAAGCGAAGAATTGCATATCGAACAGGTACAGACACGCTGAAATTATTTGGTATGTTTCGCTTTATTTTATCGATATTTCTATATGAGTGCACTAGAGGTGAATTTGAAATTTTGATACAGACGATGCTCGAAGATAAAATAAAAGCAACCGACTGGGAAGCAACGAACGAAGCCATAGAGGAGCAAGTAGCTAGGGAAAGTTACTTGCAATGGTTGAGGGATAACGAAATGCGCAAAGCGGTAAGTATACGTATAATGTCGGTCCTCTAACTGCTGGGAATGCGACAAGACTAACATTTGTGCTTTTTGAATGAAGCGATCAGCTAGTAGTAGCAGTACAAGTACGGTGACAAGCGCGCAACACAGTCATACGCATTTCCACACTCATGGAAGTCGTGGCCAACAACGTAGCCATACTTCCTCTCCAACCACGACTCAAACTAGCCAAGACACTATACGCAACTCTCCGAAGGTTTGTTTTACGCTGGTGAAACGTTTTATTGGATTTGACTTACGAATCATTTCAGGTGAACGATGCGGTAAGATATAACAAAAGATCGCCTCAGCATCAGTCGGCTCAAGGATCAGCTATATCTCACCTTACCTCGGACTTTGAACAGAAAATCTCGCAAGAACCCGTGCCAGGCAGCAGTAAAGAAGCTCACGCTTCACCAGACATCTCGTTGTTTAATCGTCTTCCTCCCGAGGTATTCGGTACGTGTCTCGGCGATACTTGTCAAACGATAATAATTGTTATCGACGGTAACGGTAGCGGTAACGGTAACGGTAACGGTAATGGTAACGGTAACGGTAACGGTAATGGTAACGGTAACGGTAACGGTAACGGTAACGGTAACGGTAACGGtaacggcaacggcaacggcaacgaCGATACTAAAATAACAAGCGTATGTTTGTTTGTGAAAAGGTTTGACCGATTGGGAAGATAGTCATGTACTGTCACAAGTACTGGCGACATCGCAACAAGAATACCTGGACAGCTTAAAACAATCTCGGAACTCGGCATCTTCCGGAAACGATACTACCAACACATTAGATTCTAGTAGCAGTTAATTCTGAAAACCCTTGTCGACAAAGTTGAAACGAATACCGAAGCAAAATATGTGCATTTGTATGCAGCGTTTTTCATAGGATGATGTGATATatccgaaaaatctgaaaaatcaggtagttcgaaataaaaaatgaagcaATTCATAGAGTCGCTACACAATTAAATACTAGATAAAATCACCGACGATTCAGCCGAATGCATGCCTAATAAACTTAATTATTTACCACAGATCGTAACATAatggtaacttcaaatcccggTATCGCGCATATATTGAATTCAATTCGGTCTCGATTTTATCGCGCAGATGCCAAATGGGCGATTCAatcgaaatatttaatattcaatattttcttctgttAGCGTAAACAGTTATCAACAGGTATCGAAAAAGTTTATTACGGAAGCATCTCTAATTGATAAATGACTATAAATTCAGCCTTAGTAATACACGATATTGTAAACTGCAGTAAACCTATATAAGCGTCGAGAATCGTTTTATCTTTATTTAAGGCTTTTCTCGTTCGATAAACGCAGTGCATCTTATGGGACACACTGTATATATCGCGGTATCATCTAATTCTGAATTGCACTAGGGTATAAGGTGGTTTGCTTTTTTCATTGGTGTAAGTGTTGCGCAGTGAGCATACTCATCGTTCAGTTCGATTTCGGAATTGTAGTTCGGTCAGTGTATGCACGGGTACTTTAAAATGTATGCATACATCGTCCCGCTGCACCTTTCAAGTACCAGAGTAGATCGAGAACGATTTGTTTTTATTCGCATTATTTTACGATTAATTGCTAACGAAAATCAACTAACGGAAGCTGTTCTCTTTATCTTCTCTTATCGTGCCGGATGTTGTTCGCCAATACTCTAGATCCTCTGGGTATAATGAGCCGCGCTATTGTGACTTTTCCTTTTCGTGGTACGATACGATACGTCTAAACGCTTTAGAAACATCATTATTGCGTTATTTGTACAACACGACAAATAAAACTACTACGTCACGTAAGTTGAAACCCCACACTTGTCTTTCCCAATATGTACTCGATCGGTTGTTCATTCTATACGATCGTTAATATTATGATCTAAAATGTAGAACGCGCCTGTGTACGATAGACGCATTATTCAATAAGAATCTTCATACTTGAAACTTGGTTAAACAACAATATAATTGTATGTATCCAATCAATTCTGTACTACGCTGAAAACGTATGTCGAGAACGGACTCGAGTTTCCATTGTTCTTCTTTTTCGTATCGTATATACTTTTTGTATTCTTGCGTACGCTTTGTAATCGTGATCGATTCTACATTTATAATGGAGCAACCTATTGGTAAAATGGTCAAATTAGCATCTCGTTATCCCGACCTTGTAACTATAATCGTAAACGATAAACGAGTTTAGTTACAAAAACAGCTGTCGAACGATAGAATCGATCGATAAgagaaattaaatgattattttttTAGTTCAGCCgaaagtatatacatatacatgtacataCACTTTGGTAGGATACGATACGATGTTTCAGAATGTTTGGGTTTGTAggcatgtacatatgtacaccTAGCGTTGGTACGAAACCATACACATTCGTCGATGTTCGGCAAGTGTAAATCGTTCGCGTGCCTTCGATGCTATTCGTTTTAACGATCGTATCGATTTATTCTTGTGAAAAATGTCGATGCATATAAGCGATTATGTTTTCGAGACATTGTTAGGTCGAGGTACTTTTGGGTATGTATAATTTAGATCGAATATTTTCTTCGCAAACGTTTATGTTTATCGTTGGTTGTTTCTAGATCCGTTTATTTGGTGCGAAGAAAGACAAATTCGAAGCCATTCGTTGTCAAGGAACAAATGTTCAATGCTGCGAATGCTTTACCCTTTAAGGTAAGACATTCATTTATTATAGCCACAGTGTGCAAtttataagagagagagagagtgagtgagtgagtgagtgagtgagtgagtgtgtgtgtgtgtgtgtgtgtgtgtgtgtgtgtgtgtgtgtacgtgtgtaGGCACTGAAAAAATACAAAACAATCTTTGTTCGACGAATTTTTAATTGGTTTTGAACTTTTTGATATTCGATCATCGGTGTAGAACGACTACGTTCGATTGATATTTCGTAATCGCATTAGTTGATACATCGAGCTGCGCAAATTAGTACCGTTGAATGTTTTTCGTGTTCGTGGATCAGGGTTATGTAGGTGTACTGGTTCGTGGACACCGTTGCCGTGCATCACCGTCGTACACGATCGTGCATCGTTCCGTGTATCGATACGTAGACGAAGAAATCGGAAATCAATGAAGGAGGAAATGATGACCATAAATAAATCGCGATAGTTTGTGGTTCTCTTCTAAATTCTCGCGGCTTCGAGGaaactaattattattttcggcCATGTAGCTCTATCTGTAAAAGTATGACACGATGCGTATAAGATACGCTACCCTGCTATCGTATAACATTTCGAATCTACCGCGCTTCGTACAGGGATCCGTACAACGCCGTTACAGGTAATGGTAAAACACTGAAACTATTGGACTCGTTTACCGACAGAGTATAATATATTTTGGAAACGTATAGTGGCGCCATCTAATGTTTAGAAGAAACACGCGCAGTCCTTGATTCGTCTATCAGCTTGAGCATTTTGTCACCTGGTTTGGCGCTGCGCAGACCCCTTAACTCTGTTTCGAAATTTCACCACAAGTGGTGCCACTTGTTACAAATGGACGCTATAGGCTAGATACTGGATCGTAGACCGTAGAACTGTAGACTATAGATGTAGAACAGCCTCCTGAACATTTCTGTATTCTCGGAATATTCTTCGAACCATTAAATCGATAAAATTTATTAGAATAAGAAATTAAATTGGAATAAGAACGATACACGTACTGCAATGTTTTGTAACTCGGACCAAACAGATTACCGATCTGCGATAAGTATTTTCTTTCAAGTAGATCTTCTAAACTCTAAGCAATTTTGTATCGAACGAAAAACGAATACACGTAATATTCAAGATTTTATAAGTTGGATAGTGCTATGGACGCGAGCATTGGTTTCCTTTTACAAATTTCTTAGACGAATAAATCAACGGTTAACGTTAAATCACCGATtcttcctctttttctctctgcttctttcttcttcgtttcgtttcgtttcgtttcgtttcgtgcTATACGCTACATACGGAATTAAAGAATTTCTTCGCAGAATATATTAGGGGAAGTGCAGTATTTACACAAGCTGAGGCATCCGAATATAGTGGCTTATTATGGAGCCTGGATAGAAGACGACCGCTGCTATATACTTATGGAATACGCGACACGATGCACTCTGAAGGATTTGCTGAATAAGCGGCGAACGCCGCTCACGGAAGGTGTAAGTTGATTTCTTCGGAAAACGCGTAGCGTTCTCGAATCAACATCGTAATTCGGAATCGTTGAAAATCGTTGTTCCTCTGTCCCGTGCATGCAGGACGCGCTGTACCTCTTTTCACAAGTTGTTCTCGGCGTTCATCACATACATTACAAGAAGATCCTTCATCGGGACTTGAAGCCGGAGAACATTATGCTAACCGGAAGCCGTGGCGACATCGTGAAAATCGGTGATTTCGGAATATCGAAAAACTTTCAAGAGTACGTATATACCCGCGTTTCCTTCTACTTCCgctacttttatttttactctttctttctctctttgtctttttctctcttcctctttctttttCGTTTCCTTTCACTTTTACTTTTACTTTTACAAGCAAACCTATACGTTCGACCGCGTACGCCGTGTACGGTGTAAGCTTTATATTTTATCCCTTTACGGTTTCTAGTAGATATTTAATCGTGCAACGTCGACGATATGCTCGCAGAGTAGGAGATTCATCTATAACCTGTCGCGCTGGATCGTTGTATTACATGGCTCCGGAAATATTTGAAAGGCAATGTTACGATTTCAAATGCGATATATGGAGCATGGGAGTCGTTCTTTACGAGATGGTAACAAAGAGACATCCCTTTCCTGCCACGGTAAATGCGGTTTACTTTATACGTATAATCGAAACACACTGTGTAGATATCCGCGCATTATGCGCACAGCGTAATAAGCGTAACGGAAAATTGTTCGAAGCTGGATGAATTTCAGGATGCGGCGGATATCGTGAAAATGGTATGCAAGGAACAACCACGATCCTTTCGTGGATACGCATCGCCGGCTATCGTTAACTTGATATCGAAGATGTTGAGGAAACTGCCGTTTTCCCGTCCGAAGACGGATCAATTGATGCTATGCCCCTATCTCGTTCCTTTCATCGCtcgaacgtatttgaatctAGGTCGGGTTCCGTGTACCTTCGGCCAGGAAAAAGGAATTTGGAATTCCGAAGTATTTCTGAAATTTCTAAAGCCGCTCGACAAACATAGGACAATTTGATCTCGACGAACGTCGAGAATGTTGAAAATATCGAAACGCGTGTCGTGTTTGACCGATTCTAAAGAAAAGCGATTCGAACGATTACGGTTCCGATCGAACGCGAGAACGCGAGATCGAGTCTTTCGACGATACGGCATCGTCGAACTCTCCGGTTTCGCGCATCGCGTATCGCGTATCGCGTATGTACGTGCTAGGTTGAAAAGCGTAACGACAGGAAGCGAAGACCGGAACTGCGGAATGCTCGTTTTATTTCATCGCATGCGTACACACGCGCGTCTCGAAAACCGTTCGGCCCGTTCGTCATTTAGTTGGAAGAACGCGATCGCGTAGCCGCGCGTTTCAAATTCGTTTCGCAAATTTGTTCGGAAAATACGTCTCGAATTCGACGGTGGAACGATGTAGATGGAAACGTCGACGATTCCGTGAACGAATTACAACGCGGTAAACGCGTCGATGCTCTGCGCGTCGAGATAAACGATTTTGAATAAAGCTACG harbors:
- the D12 gene encoding YEATS domain containing 2 homolog D12 isoform X1, whose translation is MSALKDHDPDYGPSVANNEKHQRIYEENARSNTAKKITAIIEKEFSLEINTKEKEVLEIQERLHRASKALHFLRYVIVADFYNRKQCQSSQNGEARQTQIHPAIKQLIGKSPKECGNLLVSTKSTATAQSNADDLIASCPDDTCPSTVIVCPTTNLNSHQPEKGTSVNGSFLRKRNNDTGEQSRPKKIPRYIPPKSGVPESPCPSRGIRHKVRKRIIIGNISKWIPPEWREDAASHKWTMYVRGNKDNPDIDDFVGKVRFFLHPSYRPNDVVEVTIPPFCLSRRGWGEFPLRVQLHFKSTLDKPMDIIHHLKLDRTYTGLQTLGSETLVDIWIYADPRNLKFVARSCSIDDTDKPEAKADAEIEVETGNDTRFKFNDNTNVNPKFQLGSTNGKSSAIVKLEEGESLQEIDEAFLNTERSRFYVDLDHDYCGSNRLEENLTIDHRLSLKKEIALKFRDSSTTSTIVDENFEQVKIKEETNSTEPSLSTKNGHNQNGTKALPSSCSKLQSNLCPLEISIPPLFESSNKHVLVLENNKTITVDIGISRNDDQTRKPSKDSTTKPKVNLTVSSRGISLLKKPSSKLSSQSETQPGLKLQFPKSILLNMNSNVPALKIAERGNLQDDYLSDAARRKSGLTEESASGSENRECTKELQLQSARQRITLGKDKHKLQSRKEFYDGAFRAIHCANIGTIDGLLRFIVRRMPMVTRDASDSDYKQLHPYACATEKEFFEYTVGKRTACEWSRAKTIRCLLKRKAFSQEELWTVKEIIIWTRLHGYTPFRINFSSDQVKGPKNLVDSTLSRTIFTCSEPEAFCKWLQIYPGRSYDQWFDSNSQQFYEHDIEVDIIDETSTKVGKNNLYINRGTYFNNENLLDPNIAVLEMETKSIPFHDFICETAREIGVKLNHEEILPSVVDCAASRAIMRAIECLVDDLVRMSLAKAWKRCDNDFRLFRRYPKMIVLDDVRGALLNREEFDIFTNQGLGSKYRRTSTD
- the D12 gene encoding YEATS domain containing 2 homolog D12 isoform X2 — translated: MSALKDHDPDYGPSVANNEKHQRIYEENARSNTAKKITAIIEKEFSLEINTKEKEVLEIQERLHRASKALHFLRYVIVADFYNRKQCQSSQNGEARQTQIHPAIKQLIGKSPKECGNLLVSTKSTATAQSNADDLIASCPDDTCPSTVIVCPTTNLNSHQPEKGTSVNGSFLRKRNNDTGEQSRPKKIPRYIPPKSGVPESPCPSRGIRHKVRKRIIIGNISKWIPPEWREDAASHKWTMYVRGNKDNPDIDDFVGKVRFFLHPSYRPNDVVEVTIPPFCLSRRGWGEFPLRVQLHFKSTLDKPMDIIHHLKLDRTYTGLQTLGSETLVDIWIYADPRNLKFVARSCSIDDTDKPEAKADAEIEVETGNDTRFKFNDNTNVNPKFQLGSTNGKSSAIVKLEEGESLQEIDEAFLNTERSRFYVDLDHDYCGSNRLEENLTIDHRLSLKKEIALKFRDSSTTSTIVDENFEQVKIKEETNSTEPSLSTKNGHNQNGTKALPSSCSKLQSNLCPLEISIPPLFESSNKHVLVLENNKTITVDIGISRNDDQTRKPSKDSTTKPKVNLTVSSRGISLLKKPSSKLSSQSETQPGLKLQFPKSILLNMNSNVPALKIAERGNLQDDYLSDAARRKSGLTEESASGSENRECTKELQLQSARQRITLGKDKHKLQSRKEFYDGAFRAIHCANIGTIDGLLRFIVRRMPMVTRDASDSDYKQLHPYACATEKEFFEYTVGKRTACEWSRAKTIRCLLKRKAFSQEELWTVKEIIIWTRLHGYTPFRINFSSDQVKGPKNLVDSTLSRTIFTCSEPEAFCKWLQIYPGRSYDQWFDSNSQQFYEHDIEVDIIDETSTKVGKNNLYINRGTYFNNENLLDPNIAVLEMETKSIPFHDFICETAREIGVKLNHEEILPSVVDCAASRAIMRAIECLVDDLVRMSLAKAWKRCDNEYPKMIVLDDVRGALLNREEFDIFTNQGLGSKYRRTSTD
- the Duba gene encoding deubiquitinating enzyme A, whose product is MTILTKKKTNASKDRREGGSTSEVDVHGVQNEHGSGSIALPNSPYQVRASNGFAVDLHGVQSDHGSGSIVLTGSSYETSVDRREDKHFEESSGPSHGKRHRRRASPHSGCIGRNSRSKRERERDRGRERERERERERERQATPPTASCSGLQATDASVITNNRMAIGGAAANLEHEVANGYNSGDEYTGRTGNNLTLAEWQERDRWFEKRMRKMGFIVKKMGEDGACLFRAVADQVYGDQEMHGVVRKHCMDYIASNQEFFSHFVAEDFSTYVDRKRQEYVHGNHIEMQAMSEMYNRSIQLYCYSTEPINIFHTMVESDNEPIRLSYQRGSHYNSIVDPYKATVGVGLGLPSYNPGAADRQLISDAVRQSEELHIEQTMLEDKIKATDWEATNEAIEEQVARESYLQWLRDNEMRKARSASSSSTSTVTSAQHSHTHFHTHGSRGQQRSHTSSPTTTQTSQDTIRNSPKVNDAVRYNKRSPQHQSAQGSAISHLTSDFEQKISQEPVPGSSKEAHASPDISLFNRLPPEVFGLTDWEDSHVLSQVLATSQQEYLDSLKQSRNSASSGNDTTNTLDSSSS